The proteins below come from a single Jaculus jaculus isolate mJacJac1 chromosome 12, mJacJac1.mat.Y.cur, whole genome shotgun sequence genomic window:
- the Etfdh gene encoding electron transfer flavoprotein-ubiquinone oxidoreductase, mitochondrial isoform X1 gives MLATLAKLPRRAYQCSHALKIKTHYLPLCATRWSSTSTVPQITTHYTIHPRDKDKRWEGVSMERCAEEADVVIVGAGPAGLSAAVRLKQLAAEHGAEIRVCLLEKGAQIGAHTLSGACLDPTAFTELFPDWKEKGAPLNTPVTEDRFAILTEKYRIPVPILPGLPMNNHGNYIVRLGHVVSWMGEQAEALGVEVYPGYAAAEVLFHEDGSVKGVATNDVGIQKDGAPKTTFERGLELHAKVTIFAEGCHGHLAKQLYKKFDLRTNCDNQTYGIGLKELWIIDEKKWKPGRVDHTVGWPLDRHTYGGSFLYHLNEGEPLVAIGFVVGLDYQNPYLSPFREFQRWKHHPSIRPTLEGGKRIAYGARALNEGGFQSIPKLTFPGGLLIGCSPGFMNVPKVKGTHTAMKSGSLAAESIFNQLTSENLQSKTTGLHVTEYEENLKKSWIWKELYSVRNIRPACHGILGVYGGMIYTGIFYWIFRGMEPWTLKHKGSDYSKLKPAKDCTPIEYPKPDGQISFDLLSSVALSGTNHEHDQPAHLTLKDDSVPVNRNLSIYDGPEQRFCPAGVYEFVPLEQGDGFRLQINAQNCVHCKTCDIKDPSQNINWVVPEGGGGPAYNGM, from the exons CATATCAGTGCTCTCATGCCTTAAAAATTAAGACACATTATCTACCTCTGTGTGCTACAAGATGGTCTTCAACTTCTACTGTGCCTCAGATCACTACCCACTACACCATCCATCCCCGGGATAAGGACAAGCGATGGGAAG GAGTGAGTATGGAGAGGTGCGCTGAAGAAGCCGACGTGGTCATAGTCGGAGCCGGCCCCGCAGGGCTCTCTGCGGCTGTCCGCCTGAAGCAGCTGGCCGCTGAGCACGGGGCGGAGATCCGCGTGTGTCTGCTGGAGAAGGGCGCTCAGATAGGGGCGCACACCCTCTCAGGAGCTTGCCTTGACCCCACTGCCTTTACCGAGCTCTTCCCAGATTGGAAGGAGAAAGGG GCTCCACTGAACACTCCTGTGACAGAAGACAGATTTGCCATTTTAACAGAGAAATATAGAATCCCCGTGCCCATTCTTCCAG GTCTTCCAATGAACAACCATGGCAACTACATCGTGCGCCTGGGACACGTGGTGAGCTGGATGGGAGAGCAGGCGGAGGCCCTTGGGGTTGAAGTGTACCCTGGCTATGCTGCAGCTGAG GTCCTTTTCCATGAAGACGGCAGTGTGAAGGGAGTCGCCACCAACGACGTGGGGATACAGAAGGACGGCGCGCCCAAG acaaCTTTCGAGAGGGGACTAGAGCTACATGCCAAAGTCACAATTTTTGCAGAAGGTTGCCATGGACATCTCGCCAAACAACTATATAAGAAGTTTGATTTGAGGACGAACTGTGATAACCAAACCTATGGGATAGGACTGAAGGAG ttATGGATTATTGACGAGAAAAAGTGGAAACCTGGGAGAGTGGATCACACCGTTGGCTGGCCCCTGGACAGACACACGTACGGAGGCTCTTTCCTCTATCATTTGAATGAAGGTGAACCACTGGTAGCTATTGGTTTTGTG GTTGGTCTGGACTATCAGAATCCATACCTGAGTCCATTTAGAGAGTTCCAGAGGTGGAAGCACCACCCCAGCATCCGGCCTACCCTGGAAGGAGGGAAGCGGATCGCGTACGGGGCCCGAGCACTCAATGAAGGCGGCTTTCAG TCTATACCAAAACTCACCTTTCCTGGTGGCTTACTAATTGGTTGTAGCCCTGGTTTCATGAATGTGCCCAAGGTCAAAGGTACTCACACAGCAATGAAAAGTGGAAGTTTGGCTGCAGAATCCATTTTTAATCAGCTCACAAGTGAAAATCTCCAGTCAAAGACTACAG GGCTCCACGTAACTGAGTATGAGGAGAATTTAAAGAAATCTTGGATATGGAAAGAACTATACAGTGTTCGAAACATAAGGCCAGCCTGCCATGGGATACTGGGAGTGTACGGAGGGATGATTTACACTGGAATATTTTACTGGATATTCAGAGGAATGGAACCATGGACTCTAAAACATAAAG GCTCTGACTACAGTAAGCTCAAGCCAGCCAAGGACTGCACACCTATCGAGTATCCCAAACCTGATGGACAGATCAGCTTTGACCTCTTATCATCTGTGGCTTTGAGTGGAACAAATCACGAACATGACCAGCCAGCACATCTAACCTTAAAGGACGACAGTGTCCCTGTAAATAGGAATCTGTCCATCTATGATGGGCCTGAACAGCGGTTCTGCCCTGCAG GAGTTTATGAATTTGTACCTTTGGAACAAGGTGATGGATTTCGGTTACAGATAAATGCTCAGAACTGTGTGCACTGTAAAACATGTGACATTAAAGACCCAAGCCAGAATATTAACTGGGTGGTGCCAGAAGGTGGAGGAGGACCTGCTTACAATGGCATGTGA
- the Etfdh gene encoding electron transfer flavoprotein-ubiquinone oxidoreductase, mitochondrial isoform X2, which yields MERCAEEADVVIVGAGPAGLSAAVRLKQLAAEHGAEIRVCLLEKGAQIGAHTLSGACLDPTAFTELFPDWKEKGAPLNTPVTEDRFAILTEKYRIPVPILPGLPMNNHGNYIVRLGHVVSWMGEQAEALGVEVYPGYAAAEVLFHEDGSVKGVATNDVGIQKDGAPKTTFERGLELHAKVTIFAEGCHGHLAKQLYKKFDLRTNCDNQTYGIGLKELWIIDEKKWKPGRVDHTVGWPLDRHTYGGSFLYHLNEGEPLVAIGFVVGLDYQNPYLSPFREFQRWKHHPSIRPTLEGGKRIAYGARALNEGGFQSIPKLTFPGGLLIGCSPGFMNVPKVKGTHTAMKSGSLAAESIFNQLTSENLQSKTTGLHVTEYEENLKKSWIWKELYSVRNIRPACHGILGVYGGMIYTGIFYWIFRGMEPWTLKHKGSDYSKLKPAKDCTPIEYPKPDGQISFDLLSSVALSGTNHEHDQPAHLTLKDDSVPVNRNLSIYDGPEQRFCPAGVYEFVPLEQGDGFRLQINAQNCVHCKTCDIKDPSQNINWVVPEGGGGPAYNGM from the exons ATGGAGAGGTGCGCTGAAGAAGCCGACGTGGTCATAGTCGGAGCCGGCCCCGCAGGGCTCTCTGCGGCTGTCCGCCTGAAGCAGCTGGCCGCTGAGCACGGGGCGGAGATCCGCGTGTGTCTGCTGGAGAAGGGCGCTCAGATAGGGGCGCACACCCTCTCAGGAGCTTGCCTTGACCCCACTGCCTTTACCGAGCTCTTCCCAGATTGGAAGGAGAAAGGG GCTCCACTGAACACTCCTGTGACAGAAGACAGATTTGCCATTTTAACAGAGAAATATAGAATCCCCGTGCCCATTCTTCCAG GTCTTCCAATGAACAACCATGGCAACTACATCGTGCGCCTGGGACACGTGGTGAGCTGGATGGGAGAGCAGGCGGAGGCCCTTGGGGTTGAAGTGTACCCTGGCTATGCTGCAGCTGAG GTCCTTTTCCATGAAGACGGCAGTGTGAAGGGAGTCGCCACCAACGACGTGGGGATACAGAAGGACGGCGCGCCCAAG acaaCTTTCGAGAGGGGACTAGAGCTACATGCCAAAGTCACAATTTTTGCAGAAGGTTGCCATGGACATCTCGCCAAACAACTATATAAGAAGTTTGATTTGAGGACGAACTGTGATAACCAAACCTATGGGATAGGACTGAAGGAG ttATGGATTATTGACGAGAAAAAGTGGAAACCTGGGAGAGTGGATCACACCGTTGGCTGGCCCCTGGACAGACACACGTACGGAGGCTCTTTCCTCTATCATTTGAATGAAGGTGAACCACTGGTAGCTATTGGTTTTGTG GTTGGTCTGGACTATCAGAATCCATACCTGAGTCCATTTAGAGAGTTCCAGAGGTGGAAGCACCACCCCAGCATCCGGCCTACCCTGGAAGGAGGGAAGCGGATCGCGTACGGGGCCCGAGCACTCAATGAAGGCGGCTTTCAG TCTATACCAAAACTCACCTTTCCTGGTGGCTTACTAATTGGTTGTAGCCCTGGTTTCATGAATGTGCCCAAGGTCAAAGGTACTCACACAGCAATGAAAAGTGGAAGTTTGGCTGCAGAATCCATTTTTAATCAGCTCACAAGTGAAAATCTCCAGTCAAAGACTACAG GGCTCCACGTAACTGAGTATGAGGAGAATTTAAAGAAATCTTGGATATGGAAAGAACTATACAGTGTTCGAAACATAAGGCCAGCCTGCCATGGGATACTGGGAGTGTACGGAGGGATGATTTACACTGGAATATTTTACTGGATATTCAGAGGAATGGAACCATGGACTCTAAAACATAAAG GCTCTGACTACAGTAAGCTCAAGCCAGCCAAGGACTGCACACCTATCGAGTATCCCAAACCTGATGGACAGATCAGCTTTGACCTCTTATCATCTGTGGCTTTGAGTGGAACAAATCACGAACATGACCAGCCAGCACATCTAACCTTAAAGGACGACAGTGTCCCTGTAAATAGGAATCTGTCCATCTATGATGGGCCTGAACAGCGGTTCTGCCCTGCAG GAGTTTATGAATTTGTACCTTTGGAACAAGGTGATGGATTTCGGTTACAGATAAATGCTCAGAACTGTGTGCACTGTAAAACATGTGACATTAAAGACCCAAGCCAGAATATTAACTGGGTGGTGCCAGAAGGTGGAGGAGGACCTGCTTACAATGGCATGTGA
- the Etfdh gene encoding electron transfer flavoprotein-ubiquinone oxidoreductase, mitochondrial isoform X3: protein MNNHGNYIVRLGHVVSWMGEQAEALGVEVYPGYAAAEVLFHEDGSVKGVATNDVGIQKDGAPKTTFERGLELHAKVTIFAEGCHGHLAKQLYKKFDLRTNCDNQTYGIGLKELWIIDEKKWKPGRVDHTVGWPLDRHTYGGSFLYHLNEGEPLVAIGFVVGLDYQNPYLSPFREFQRWKHHPSIRPTLEGGKRIAYGARALNEGGFQSIPKLTFPGGLLIGCSPGFMNVPKVKGTHTAMKSGSLAAESIFNQLTSENLQSKTTGLHVTEYEENLKKSWIWKELYSVRNIRPACHGILGVYGGMIYTGIFYWIFRGMEPWTLKHKGSDYSKLKPAKDCTPIEYPKPDGQISFDLLSSVALSGTNHEHDQPAHLTLKDDSVPVNRNLSIYDGPEQRFCPAGVYEFVPLEQGDGFRLQINAQNCVHCKTCDIKDPSQNINWVVPEGGGGPAYNGM, encoded by the exons ATGAACAACCATGGCAACTACATCGTGCGCCTGGGACACGTGGTGAGCTGGATGGGAGAGCAGGCGGAGGCCCTTGGGGTTGAAGTGTACCCTGGCTATGCTGCAGCTGAG GTCCTTTTCCATGAAGACGGCAGTGTGAAGGGAGTCGCCACCAACGACGTGGGGATACAGAAGGACGGCGCGCCCAAG acaaCTTTCGAGAGGGGACTAGAGCTACATGCCAAAGTCACAATTTTTGCAGAAGGTTGCCATGGACATCTCGCCAAACAACTATATAAGAAGTTTGATTTGAGGACGAACTGTGATAACCAAACCTATGGGATAGGACTGAAGGAG ttATGGATTATTGACGAGAAAAAGTGGAAACCTGGGAGAGTGGATCACACCGTTGGCTGGCCCCTGGACAGACACACGTACGGAGGCTCTTTCCTCTATCATTTGAATGAAGGTGAACCACTGGTAGCTATTGGTTTTGTG GTTGGTCTGGACTATCAGAATCCATACCTGAGTCCATTTAGAGAGTTCCAGAGGTGGAAGCACCACCCCAGCATCCGGCCTACCCTGGAAGGAGGGAAGCGGATCGCGTACGGGGCCCGAGCACTCAATGAAGGCGGCTTTCAG TCTATACCAAAACTCACCTTTCCTGGTGGCTTACTAATTGGTTGTAGCCCTGGTTTCATGAATGTGCCCAAGGTCAAAGGTACTCACACAGCAATGAAAAGTGGAAGTTTGGCTGCAGAATCCATTTTTAATCAGCTCACAAGTGAAAATCTCCAGTCAAAGACTACAG GGCTCCACGTAACTGAGTATGAGGAGAATTTAAAGAAATCTTGGATATGGAAAGAACTATACAGTGTTCGAAACATAAGGCCAGCCTGCCATGGGATACTGGGAGTGTACGGAGGGATGATTTACACTGGAATATTTTACTGGATATTCAGAGGAATGGAACCATGGACTCTAAAACATAAAG GCTCTGACTACAGTAAGCTCAAGCCAGCCAAGGACTGCACACCTATCGAGTATCCCAAACCTGATGGACAGATCAGCTTTGACCTCTTATCATCTGTGGCTTTGAGTGGAACAAATCACGAACATGACCAGCCAGCACATCTAACCTTAAAGGACGACAGTGTCCCTGTAAATAGGAATCTGTCCATCTATGATGGGCCTGAACAGCGGTTCTGCCCTGCAG GAGTTTATGAATTTGTACCTTTGGAACAAGGTGATGGATTTCGGTTACAGATAAATGCTCAGAACTGTGTGCACTGTAAAACATGTGACATTAAAGACCCAAGCCAGAATATTAACTGGGTGGTGCCAGAAGGTGGAGGAGGACCTGCTTACAATGGCATGTGA
- the Ppid gene encoding peptidyl-prolyl cis-trans isomerase D yields MSNPSPQAKPAHPGNPRVFFDVDVGGERVGRIVIELFADIVPKTAENFRALCTGEKGIGATTGKALHFKGCPFHRIIKKFMIQGGDFSNQNGTGGESIYGEKFEDENFYYKHDREGLLSMANAGPNTNGSQFFITTVPTPHLDGKHVVFGQVIKGLGVARILENVEVNGEKPAKLCIIAECGELKEGDDWGLFPKDGSGDSHPDFPEDADLDLKDVEKIASITEDLKNIGNTFFKSQNWEMAIKKYSKVLRYVESSKAVSDKADAGRLQPVALSCMLNIGACKLKMSNWQGAIDSCLQALEMDPSNTKALYRKAQGWQGLKDYDQALADLKKAQEIAPEDKAIQAELLKVKQKIKAQKDKEKAVYAKMFA; encoded by the exons ATGTCGAACCCGTCCCCGCAGGCGAAGCCGGCGCACCCGGGCAACCCCCGCGTGTTCTTCGACGTGGACGTCGGGGGAGAGCGCG ttggtCGAATTGTAATAGAGTTGTTTGCGGATATTGTTCCAAAGACTGCAGAAAATTTTCGTGCGCTGTGTACAGGAGAGAAAGGCATTGGAGCCACAACTGGGAAAGCTCTTCACTTTAAAGGATGTCCTTTTCATCGAA TTATTAAGAAATTTATGATTCAGGGTGGAGACTTCTCAAATCAGAATGGGACAGGCGGAGAAAGTATTTATGGTGAAAAATTTGAAgatgaaaatttttattataag CATGACCGGGAGGGCTTGCTGAGCATGGCAAACGCAGGCCCCAACACGAACGGCTCTCAGTTCTTCATCACAACAGTGCCAACTCCTCATCTGGATGGGAAACATGTGGTATTTGGTCAAGTCATTAAAGGACTAGGTGTGGCAAGGATCCTTGAAAATGTCGAGGTGAATGGTGAGAAACCTGCCAAA CTGTGCATCATTGCAGAATGTGGGGAATTGAAGGAGGGAGATGACTGGGGATTGTTCCCTAAGGATGGCTCTGGTGACAGCCACCCAGATTTTCCTGAGGATGCAGACCTGGATTTAAAAGAT GTAGAAAAGATTGCATCAATAACTGAAGACCTCAAAAACATTGGAAACACTTTTTTCAAGTCTCAGAACTGGGAGATGGCTATTAAAAAGTATTCAAAGGTTTTAAG GTATGTGGAGAGCTCAAAAGCTGTTTCTGACAAAGCAGATGCAGGCAGACTGCAGCCTGTCGCCTTGAGCTGTATGCTGAATATTGGTGCTTGTAAACTCAAGATGTCAAACTGGCAAGGAGCAATTGACAGTTGCTTGCAG GCTCTTGAAATGGACCCATCAAACACGAAAGCTCTGTACCGCAAAGCTCAGGGATGGCAAGGATTGAAAGACTACGATCAAGCATTG GCAGATCTTAAGAAAGCTCAGGAGATAGCCCCAGAAGATAAAG ccatCCAGGCAGAACTACTTAAAGTCAAGCAAAAGATAAaggcacagaaagataaagagaaggcAGTGTATGCAAAAATGTTTGCTTAG